One region of Bdellovibrio bacteriovorus genomic DNA includes:
- a CDS encoding RrF2 family transcriptional regulator — protein MILGNQVEWALHCVMILAFAPEGKLLNSRALAEFHGVPKEYLSKCLQLLSQAGLVKTTSGPYGGYSLAKAPDKISFLEVVEAVEGTTKTFKCNEIRRNNPCLAKSDRKFSGLCDIAAVMHEADEAWRQSLRRRKISDITNYLTDGVSKETVKNFEGWLNEN, from the coding sequence GTGATTTTAGGCAACCAGGTTGAGTGGGCACTTCACTGCGTGATGATCTTGGCTTTTGCTCCAGAGGGAAAGCTATTAAACTCAAGAGCATTAGCAGAGTTCCATGGCGTACCAAAGGAGTATCTTTCTAAGTGCCTTCAACTGCTGTCACAAGCTGGACTGGTAAAAACAACCTCAGGTCCTTATGGTGGCTACAGTTTAGCAAAAGCACCAGATAAGATCTCTTTTCTGGAGGTCGTGGAAGCTGTGGAAGGCACAACTAAGACATTTAAATGCAACGAAATCCGCAGAAACAACCCGTGTCTTGCAAAGTCAGATCGAAAGTTTTCTGGTCTGTGCGATATCGCGGCTGTCATGCATGAAGCAGACGAAGCATGGAGACAGTCTCTTCGCAGAAGAAAAATTTCCGATATCACAAATTATCTTACCGATGGAGTAAGCAAGGAAACTGTTAAAAACTTCGAAGGGTGGCTGAACGAAAACTAA
- a CDS encoding dihydroorotase, with protein MSQRPFDLLIQGGTCLLPHSTSTGLIEQQADIGIIDGRIEKIATSLQGPALKTIKATGLHVLPGVIDSQVHFREPGLTHKEDLESGTRAAILGGVTSIFEMPNTNPGTTTAEAFQDKLNRAKDRAHCNYAFFIGGAHDNVTNIAELELLPHCSGVKIFMGSSTGTLLVEDDETLEKILRQGHRRVIFHSEDEMRLRERKHIATEMADPHYHPVWRDVETAVNSTTRLLKLARKTGRKIHVLHVSTGEEMDLLKDQKDIATVEVLPQHLTLYAPDCYDKLGTYAQQNPPIREKRHMDRIWKAVLDGTVDVIGSDHAPHTKEEKDRPYPSSPSGVPGVQTLVPIMLNHVNEGRLSLIRFVEMVTANQARVFGIVNKGYLRPGFDADVTIVDLKKQKTIDNSWIASKCGWTPFHGMQVKGWMTHTIVGGKLVMENDEVILPSQGQPVNFKGTRS; from the coding sequence ATGTCTCAACGTCCCTTTGACTTACTTATCCAAGGCGGAACTTGCCTTCTTCCCCACTCAACTTCAACGGGTTTGATCGAACAGCAGGCCGACATCGGCATCATTGATGGCCGCATTGAAAAAATCGCGACCTCTCTTCAAGGCCCTGCCTTAAAAACTATCAAAGCGACGGGCCTGCATGTGCTTCCAGGAGTTATCGATAGCCAGGTTCACTTCCGCGAACCTGGACTGACTCACAAAGAGGATCTTGAAAGCGGAACACGCGCCGCCATCCTCGGTGGAGTCACAAGCATCTTCGAAATGCCAAACACCAACCCCGGCACAACGACGGCCGAAGCCTTTCAAGATAAACTCAATCGCGCCAAAGATCGCGCACACTGCAATTATGCTTTTTTCATCGGCGGAGCTCATGACAATGTAACGAACATCGCCGAACTGGAACTTCTGCCTCATTGCTCGGGTGTGAAAATCTTTATGGGAAGCTCCACGGGAACTTTGCTGGTCGAAGATGATGAAACATTAGAAAAAATCTTAAGACAAGGTCACCGCCGCGTGATCTTCCACTCAGAAGATGAAATGCGTCTGAGAGAAAGAAAGCACATTGCGACAGAAATGGCCGACCCGCACTATCATCCGGTGTGGAGAGACGTTGAAACAGCCGTGAACTCTACGACTCGTCTTTTAAAGCTGGCCCGAAAAACCGGAAGAAAGATCCACGTTCTGCATGTTTCCACCGGTGAAGAAATGGATTTATTAAAAGACCAAAAAGACATTGCGACAGTGGAAGTACTTCCGCAGCACTTAACTTTGTACGCTCCCGACTGTTACGACAAATTGGGAACATATGCACAGCAGAATCCTCCTATTCGCGAAAAGCGACATATGGATCGCATTTGGAAGGCCGTACTTGATGGAACTGTGGATGTGATCGGTTCCGATCATGCGCCCCATACCAAAGAGGAAAAGGACCGACCTTATCCATCAAGTCCTTCCGGAGTTCCAGGTGTGCAAACACTGGTTCCTATCATGTTAAACCATGTGAATGAAGGCCGTTTAAGTTTAATTAGATTTGTCGAAATGGTGACAGCAAACCAAGCACGCGTCTTCGGCATTGTTAACAAAGGATATCTTCGCCCAGGATTTGACGCTGATGTCACGATTGTCGATCTAAAAAAACAAAAGACCATCGACAATTCTTGGATTGCAAGTAAGTGCGGATGGACTCCGTTTCATGGAATGCAGGTCAAAGGTTGGATGACCCACACCATTGTGGGCGGAAAACTTGTGATGGAAAATGACGAAGTCATTCTGCCGTCGCAAGGTCAGCCAGTGAACTTTAAGGGCACGCGTTCATGA
- a CDS encoding ATP-dependent nuclease, whose amino-acid sequence MYIKSINIINFRGIENLVVNFESRFNVLIGENNSGKSSIIDALRICLSYGKNQNDFYIKKSDFRLSSSRPPDPIEFHFEFAKEDEEDLGHFHSLLGVNDDGKETLNAHFKYSLVEKNGVYKIKVKTWGGLNEGNPISADEFNEHIFSVYLDALRDAGSQLRPGRTNKLGDFFLKLEPDSDNQKKLADEVKASLDQSTNWNNLIDKGNTAIAAHLASISLKSDSLGLDLNFLPAEYKKIVDSLVIGMKSTLLNGEVVSFDIAQNGLGLNNLLYSSVILSDIETFKQQEKSSLAALLIEEPEAHLHPQQQNLFFKYLSELSEKSKFQIFITSHSPTITAKSPLAALRCIKKRDEKVKCFTPAGVLSPENQEFLHKFLDTTKSQLFFSNGTILVEGISEALLIPIFAKRLGFDLNKMGIEVVNINGVAFDHFANLYRSTDEKLRMNAKCSILTDDDRSSESEEISSRAKIAKELESGNLSVNLAEKTFEVALFAAGSNKDIFLDIWKKLHPKSKVDANDDVHVYADNFLKKVESNKAKSELAYALLKRLEEKPENLSSFTVPTYIENAIKWVCNG is encoded by the coding sequence ATGTATATCAAAAGCATCAATATTATTAACTTTCGCGGAATTGAGAATTTGGTCGTCAATTTTGAAAGCCGTTTTAATGTGCTGATAGGTGAAAACAATTCTGGAAAGAGCTCGATCATTGATGCTTTGAGAATTTGCTTAAGCTACGGTAAGAATCAGAATGATTTCTATATTAAAAAATCTGATTTTCGCTTGTCATCATCACGCCCTCCGGATCCTATTGAGTTTCACTTCGAGTTTGCCAAGGAGGATGAGGAAGATCTGGGGCACTTTCATTCTTTGCTTGGAGTTAACGATGACGGTAAAGAAACCCTGAATGCACATTTTAAGTATAGCCTCGTTGAAAAGAATGGTGTTTATAAGATAAAAGTAAAGACTTGGGGTGGACTAAATGAAGGAAATCCCATTTCTGCTGACGAGTTCAATGAGCATATCTTTTCAGTGTATTTGGATGCTTTACGAGATGCAGGTTCTCAACTTCGACCAGGACGTACGAATAAGCTAGGCGATTTCTTTCTGAAGTTAGAACCGGACTCCGACAATCAGAAAAAATTAGCGGACGAGGTAAAGGCATCGCTAGACCAGAGCACCAATTGGAATAATTTAATCGACAAAGGTAACACAGCGATTGCCGCGCATCTTGCAAGCATAAGTCTTAAGAGCGATAGCCTAGGACTTGATCTTAATTTTTTACCAGCGGAATATAAAAAGATTGTAGATTCTTTAGTAATTGGAATGAAATCTACGCTTTTGAATGGAGAAGTCGTTTCATTTGATATTGCACAAAATGGCTTAGGCCTAAATAATCTCTTATATTCTTCAGTCATATTAAGTGACATCGAAACATTTAAGCAGCAAGAGAAGTCATCGCTTGCTGCTCTCTTAATTGAAGAGCCAGAAGCTCACTTGCACCCGCAGCAGCAGAATCTCTTTTTTAAATACCTTTCTGAGCTAAGCGAAAAATCGAAGTTCCAGATCTTCATTACATCGCACTCTCCTACAATTACCGCGAAGTCACCACTCGCTGCCTTAAGATGTATAAAAAAGAGAGATGAAAAGGTAAAATGCTTCACTCCAGCAGGTGTATTATCTCCAGAAAATCAAGAGTTTTTACATAAGTTTTTGGACACCACAAAGTCTCAACTATTTTTTTCCAATGGTACTATTTTAGTTGAGGGCATATCTGAGGCGCTACTTATTCCAATCTTTGCGAAGAGGCTTGGATTTGATCTTAATAAAATGGGCATCGAAGTGGTTAATATAAATGGAGTTGCCTTTGATCATTTTGCCAACCTATATAGGTCCACCGACGAAAAATTAAGAATGAATGCAAAATGTAGCATTTTGACAGATGACGATCGGTCCTCCGAAAGCGAAGAAATTTCGTCTCGTGCAAAAATAGCTAAAGAGCTTGAATCAGGAAATCTTTCGGTTAACCTTGCCGAAAAGACCTTTGAGGTTGCACTATTCGCTGCCGGATCAAATAAGGATATATTCCTGGATATTTGGAAAAAGCTTCATCCGAAATCGAAAGTTGATGCTAACGATGACGTCCATGTTTATGCAGATAATTTTCTTAAGAAGGTCGAGTCTAATAAAGCTAAATCTGAACTAGCGTATGCTCTTTTAAAGAGACTCGAAGAGAAGCCTGAAAACTTGTCTTCCTTCACGGTGCCAACCTACATTGAAAATGCTATTAAATGGGTTTGCAATGGTTAG
- a CDS encoding UvrD-helicase domain-containing protein, producing the protein MVSLEKLSDKQREIVLNGAGLFVVRAAAGSGKTYTVAAKISHILDSWKEKGKGIAIISFTNTAWLEIASTLKSDFGISDLGYPHFLGTIDSFINKFIFLPFGNKVMNCQGRPKLVGEPHGPWRGRYYKDSFFDKITYSKGGELYFTSQQLRPNKSMVAATLSQKKSLIKAGFATQSDANYFSLILLRKYPWLAKSIVTRFPYFIMDEAQDTSDIQMEIIDLLIAAGLKQLMLVGDPDQAIYEWRNSKPELFVAKFNEWREASYILDESRRSSQAICNFVFKLSSLETIPNAVSEEVKDCDIEPEIISLDGMTAVQISDQFIEKCRQNGIQPDTHKIGILFRSKSFYAELDSDYSDSEQVEWTENRDLMDIAKAKYLFDNGQIQKAVLKLAFLYARRITKEDNLSKEQLHEAIDDFGKAALYKKILTLLREIPGIKEISVGDWCKGIESTVKKELDIDVSCKRKFKDLALGNLLKDDEAPSDYKGCRVSTIHKVKGETFDAALVLLKGKGVGKSYIKLIAEKTTVYQNEELRNVYVAITRPKRLLVIAVPDQKNVAAWTSVLKG; encoded by the coding sequence ATGGTTAGCCTTGAAAAGCTATCTGATAAGCAAAGAGAAATTGTACTTAATGGTGCTGGATTATTTGTAGTACGTGCTGCTGCAGGAAGTGGAAAAACATATACCGTCGCGGCTAAGATTTCTCATATATTGGATTCTTGGAAAGAAAAAGGAAAAGGCATTGCGATAATTTCATTCACAAACACCGCGTGGTTGGAAATTGCATCCACGTTAAAGAGTGATTTTGGAATTTCTGATCTAGGTTACCCACATTTCCTAGGAACAATAGATAGTTTCATCAATAAGTTTATATTTCTTCCTTTTGGTAACAAGGTTATGAATTGCCAAGGGCGGCCTAAGCTTGTTGGTGAGCCCCACGGACCATGGCGCGGGCGTTATTATAAAGACTCATTTTTCGACAAGATTACCTATAGTAAAGGCGGAGAATTATATTTTACTAGTCAACAGCTAAGGCCAAATAAAAGCATGGTCGCAGCGACCTTGAGTCAAAAGAAATCATTAATTAAGGCAGGGTTCGCGACCCAATCTGATGCAAATTATTTCAGTCTGATACTATTAAGAAAGTATCCTTGGCTTGCTAAGTCTATTGTTACGAGATTTCCCTATTTTATCATGGACGAAGCTCAAGATACTTCTGATATACAGATGGAAATCATCGACCTCCTAATTGCTGCGGGTTTAAAACAATTGATGTTAGTGGGCGATCCTGATCAGGCTATTTACGAGTGGCGAAACTCCAAGCCTGAGCTTTTTGTGGCAAAATTTAATGAATGGCGTGAGGCCTCCTATATTCTAGATGAGTCCAGGAGGAGTTCTCAAGCCATCTGCAACTTTGTTTTTAAATTATCTTCTCTCGAGACAATCCCTAATGCTGTTAGTGAGGAAGTAAAAGACTGCGATATTGAGCCAGAAATAATTTCTTTAGACGGCATGACCGCCGTACAAATCTCGGATCAGTTTATTGAAAAATGCCGTCAAAATGGGATTCAGCCTGATACCCATAAAATAGGAATACTTTTTCGCAGTAAAAGTTTTTATGCAGAGTTGGACAGTGACTATTCCGACTCAGAACAAGTAGAATGGACCGAAAACAGAGATCTAATGGACATTGCAAAGGCTAAGTATCTATTTGATAATGGCCAAATTCAGAAAGCTGTTCTAAAGCTGGCATTTTTGTACGCTCGAAGAATTACAAAAGAAGATAATCTTTCTAAGGAACAACTTCACGAAGCTATAGATGATTTTGGCAAGGCAGCGTTATATAAAAAGATACTGACCTTACTAAGAGAAATACCAGGCATAAAAGAAATTTCTGTCGGTGATTGGTGTAAAGGAATTGAGAGCACGGTAAAAAAAGAGCTGGATATTGATGTCTCTTGCAAAAGAAAATTTAAAGATTTGGCATTAGGTAATTTACTTAAAGATGATGAGGCACCATCGGATTACAAAGGGTGTCGCGTCAGCACCATACACAAAGTTAAAGGCGAGACTTTTGATGCTGCGTTAGTTCTTTTGAAAGGCAAAGGCGTCGGAAAGTCGTACATAAAACTAATTGCCGAGAAAACTACAGTATACCAAAATGAAGAGCTTCGGAATGTCTACGTTGCGATTACACGTCCAAAGCGACTATTAGTTATTGCCGTACCCGATCAGAAAAATGTCGCCGCCTGGACAAGTGTTCTCAAAGGATAG
- a CDS encoding carboxymuconolactone decarboxylase family protein codes for MQRLNYFALAMPAFQHLGAIDQYCKRSSVDQSIMRLVQIYASQLNGCAFCVDIHCKEAKIAGERELRIYHVPVWEESPLFTEKEKVAFAWTKAVTLINQGPVSDELFQKMQQHFSDQEIVDLNMQIAFINLFNRFAATFKSVPGDRDKVLGLEKANLS; via the coding sequence ATGCAAAGACTTAATTATTTCGCTCTTGCCATGCCCGCATTTCAGCACTTAGGAGCTATCGACCAATATTGCAAAAGGAGCTCGGTCGACCAGTCCATCATGCGACTCGTTCAAATTTATGCGTCCCAGTTAAATGGTTGCGCGTTTTGCGTAGACATTCACTGCAAGGAAGCTAAGATTGCAGGAGAACGCGAGCTTAGAATTTACCATGTGCCCGTCTGGGAGGAATCCCCACTTTTTACGGAAAAGGAAAAGGTTGCTTTCGCGTGGACGAAAGCCGTCACTTTGATAAACCAGGGGCCTGTATCTGATGAGTTATTTCAAAAGATGCAACAACACTTTAGCGATCAAGAGATTGTAGATCTTAATATGCAAATCGCATTTATTAATTTGTTCAATCGCTTCGCGGCAACATTTAAATCAGTCCCAGGCGATCGAGATAAAGTGTTAGGCCTGGAGAAAGCGAATCTCTCGTGA
- a CDS encoding site-specific integrase, producing MGKLELLQENLPCLRTCHLASKQERSIRNQARQENQSAHEPFTIALFTNVAEALSELKGEVKSDLIFTEDGSLLAYRRIQHMYDSTFKKAGLPFSGTHILRHTGATLFQHYSEGDKLALQALGGWKTSRQPEHYAKILSSVGRTAIDKIESKGKLVLLKTKK from the coding sequence GTGGGAAAACTTGAACTCCTTCAAGAAAACCTACCTTGTCTGCGAACATGCCATCTGGCCTCGAAACAAGAAAGATCCATTCGTAATCAAGCCAGGCAAGAAAATCAGAGCGCCCATGAACCATTCACGATTGCTTTATTTACGAACGTAGCCGAAGCGTTGAGTGAATTAAAAGGCGAAGTTAAGAGTGATCTGATCTTTACAGAAGATGGAAGTTTGCTTGCATACAGAAGAATCCAGCACATGTACGATTCGACATTCAAAAAGGCTGGTCTACCGTTCTCAGGGACACACATTCTGAGACATACTGGCGCGACACTTTTCCAACACTACAGCGAAGGCGACAAACTCGCATTGCAAGCATTAGGTGGATGGAAAACGTCTCGGCAGCCAGAACACTATGCAAAGATTCTCTCAAGTGTAGGCAGAACAGCCATCGACAAGATCGAAAGCAAAGGCAAACTTGTACTGCTTAAAACAAAGAAATGA
- a CDS encoding HEAT repeat domain-containing protein, whose product MNKILVASVLFAGLSSSTFAVAAKPSSSTLTSAMEVLKLPGENRRMAIQSQGDKHYSQFISVAFNEAQPMSLRWRALMAAAEARGEKATPDLLKAGSHKQWYMRNAALVALAEVNPIQGQKLATKLLKDKALVVRSAAVSALENNLSSENRDLLWEELNQKYNFKNTQSLWIRHQIVEVLAKKPVDHELKIFAGLLSDKDQRVQLPAVRGLEKLTGVKLNKSVVSTDALVGLWKNYLKKEKIAL is encoded by the coding sequence ATGAATAAAATTCTTGTGGCCTCTGTATTGTTTGCTGGACTTTCTTCAAGTACTTTCGCAGTCGCAGCTAAACCTTCATCTAGTACTTTAACTTCGGCGATGGAAGTTCTTAAACTTCCCGGTGAAAACCGTCGCATGGCAATTCAAAGCCAGGGCGATAAGCACTACTCTCAATTTATTTCTGTGGCTTTCAATGAAGCTCAACCCATGAGTCTTCGTTGGCGCGCTTTAATGGCGGCAGCGGAAGCTCGCGGCGAAAAGGCGACGCCAGATTTATTAAAAGCCGGATCTCACAAACAGTGGTACATGCGAAATGCGGCTCTGGTAGCTTTGGCCGAAGTAAACCCTATCCAAGGTCAAAAGCTAGCGACAAAGCTTCTTAAAGATAAAGCCTTGGTGGTTCGCTCGGCGGCGGTGAGTGCGCTGGAAAACAACCTGAGTTCAGAAAACCGCGATCTTTTGTGGGAAGAGCTTAATCAAAAATACAATTTCAAAAACACGCAAAGTCTTTGGATTCGTCATCAGATCGTCGAAGTTTTGGCAAAAAAACCCGTGGATCATGAGCTTAAGATTTTTGCAGGCCTTCTTTCGGACAAAGATCAACGTGTCCAATTGCCAGCAGTTCGTGGTTTGGAAAAACTGACGGGCGTAAAGCTTAATAAGTCTGTTGTATCGACGGACGCCTTAGTAGGCCTTTGGAAGAATTATCTTAAGAAAGAAAAGATCGCTCTTTAG
- a CDS encoding tRNA-uridine aminocarboxypropyltransferase: protein MNVEAYLEQRKRHTEALPNYRELCTSCIQPKFSCYCRHIERFHPNIDFVILIHPIEVRRRIATGRMSHLCLEGSFLIRGQDYTNVDEVNQILADGSRQCMILYPGKTSTNLTPLNAEERKNLFDPSKKLTLFVIDGTWLTAKKMMRQSQNLLNLPRICFSPEKPSNFRVRKQPHSACYSTLEAIHHTIELLGDSQGFDVSSRVHDRLLHVFNSMVELQLSFIKKADEIDSPKRYRKPQHLKRNSA, encoded by the coding sequence ATGAACGTGGAAGCCTATTTAGAACAACGAAAACGCCACACCGAAGCCCTGCCAAACTATCGTGAGCTTTGCACATCTTGCATCCAACCCAAATTTTCCTGCTACTGCCGTCACATTGAACGCTTCCATCCCAACATCGACTTCGTGATCCTAATCCACCCGATCGAAGTCCGCCGCCGCATCGCAACCGGTCGCATGTCCCATTTATGTTTAGAAGGCTCATTCTTAATTCGAGGCCAAGACTACACGAACGTAGATGAGGTGAACCAGATTCTGGCAGATGGAAGTCGCCAGTGTATGATCCTCTATCCAGGCAAAACATCGACGAATCTAACACCATTGAATGCTGAAGAAAGAAAAAATCTGTTCGATCCATCAAAGAAGTTAACCTTGTTCGTCATCGACGGCACATGGTTAACCGCAAAAAAGATGATGCGACAAAGTCAGAATTTACTGAACCTACCCCGCATCTGTTTCTCACCAGAAAAACCATCCAACTTCCGCGTGCGCAAGCAACCACATAGCGCCTGCTATTCGACCTTAGAAGCGATTCATCACACGATTGAGTTACTTGGCGACAGTCAGGGCTTTGATGTTTCTTCGCGAGTCCATGATAGACTACTGCATGTTTTCAATTCGATGGTGGAATTGCAGTTGAGTTTTATCAAGAAGGCGGATGAAATTGACAGTCCGAAGCGGTATCGAAAACCGCAACATCTGAAAAGAAACTCAGCTTAA
- a CDS encoding glutathione S-transferase family protein, whose protein sequence is MKVYVFKSLPPFLWGYTRDIRAMWALEECGIKYETVGLDCGPNGLQDETWFEEVSPFKQVPAIDDNGYLLTESGAILLYIAEKSGKLIPSDLQGRAQVYRWLITSLNNIEPFALPIFFADLQGDSNPHLKALRPWYVEILERFFPTIDAMLKNQPYITGSDFTVADIAFTCVLRELRKNEVLKKYPQIEAYRQNCESRPAFKKVLSNYEERLNIPKESAK, encoded by the coding sequence GTGAAAGTATACGTCTTCAAATCTCTGCCACCGTTTCTATGGGGATACACACGCGACATCAGAGCAATGTGGGCCTTAGAAGAATGCGGAATCAAATACGAGACGGTCGGCTTAGATTGCGGACCCAACGGCCTTCAAGACGAAACATGGTTTGAAGAAGTCTCCCCTTTCAAACAAGTCCCAGCAATTGACGATAATGGCTACTTACTAACAGAGTCTGGCGCGATCTTACTGTATATCGCAGAAAAATCAGGAAAGTTGATTCCCTCAGATCTTCAAGGAAGAGCTCAAGTCTATCGTTGGTTAATCACTTCATTAAACAACATCGAACCCTTCGCACTCCCCATTTTCTTCGCAGATCTACAAGGTGATTCAAATCCTCATTTAAAAGCGTTACGTCCGTGGTACGTCGAAATCCTAGAAAGATTCTTCCCTACCATCGATGCCATGTTAAAAAATCAACCCTACATAACAGGATCTGATTTCACCGTAGCCGACATCGCGTTCACCTGCGTTTTAAGAGAACTCAGAAAAAATGAAGTTCTAAAAAAATATCCACAAATAGAAGCCTACCGCCAAAATTGCGAGTCCCGCCCCGCATTTAAGAAAGTACTAAGCAACTACGAAGAACGCCTCAATATCCCAAAGGAAAGCGCAAAGTAA
- a CDS encoding TRASH domain-containing protein, with product MKFLIAFAMTFLFSVIGFASSWKIVPNKEVCMVNETHFARPQIAVPVGGKTYYGCCENCKKTLSENQSARTAKDALTGKTVDKANAVIAANPAGNVLYFENKKNFEQFVKRR from the coding sequence ATGAAATTTCTTATCGCCTTTGCAATGACCTTCCTTTTTTCGGTAATAGGTTTTGCTTCAAGCTGGAAGATCGTTCCAAATAAAGAAGTCTGCATGGTCAACGAAACCCATTTCGCAAGGCCACAAATCGCAGTACCTGTTGGCGGCAAAACTTATTACGGCTGCTGCGAAAACTGTAAAAAGACTTTAAGTGAAAACCAAAGTGCAAGGACAGCTAAAGACGCTTTGACGGGAAAAACAGTGGATAAAGCAAATGCTGTCATTGCCGCGAATCCTGCTGGTAATGTTTTGTATTTTGAAAACAAAAAGAATTTTGAGCAGTTTGTAAAGCGTCGCTAG
- a CDS encoding carboxypeptidase-like regulatory domain-containing protein, translating into MKKLMMALAVPAVLIGCSKDNKPKKPTSDNVTSLFWMQEAQVITITTVDGNPIQNAQILIGDALDAPFSGNFLTTDANGQVAIPAAWTTVESVTVAAPGYVRATYFAQEPGPISFKLRAQPTKTQYEVKGISSGLPIQDKDGFVDFALVMPAFTKLDMLAFDINNVISPQTDRISAMGQDIDVPANISLPKQSEKYSLFTITLDKPNYRIYYGQQGVNRVFAARGRFPFKSTVDALRDGAEFYELINDFKITGGAVRDIEIKSGQTKLDMPTRELNFTETKAITAPQYRADEMFIAVGIANQSGYMIPTDVKKIAQGKSANLNALTGSDQKVLGVLKRTAEMKSGNDRMSATLLPFTAGAKPEMLPLIADPTIAADGEILMPKFNTVAGVNPIATYSVLSKEEEVQQGGAKVKILQPQWEVYSQNWLERMKLPQWPNDQAIAGKKRWEVNFVGSQTASQAPVGPAMIEAATHVTHSSVSF; encoded by the coding sequence ATGAAAAAACTAATGATGGCACTTGCCGTGCCGGCCGTCCTTATTGGCTGTTCAAAGGATAATAAGCCTAAAAAACCGACATCCGACAACGTTACTAGCCTATTTTGGATGCAAGAAGCCCAAGTCATCACGATCACGACTGTTGATGGCAACCCAATTCAAAATGCTCAAATCTTAATCGGCGACGCTTTGGATGCTCCATTTTCGGGCAATTTCTTGACGACAGATGCAAATGGCCAAGTGGCGATTCCAGCAGCTTGGACAACGGTAGAATCTGTAACAGTGGCAGCTCCCGGCTATGTTCGTGCGACATATTTCGCACAAGAGCCAGGTCCAATCAGCTTCAAACTTCGCGCGCAGCCAACAAAAACTCAATATGAAGTTAAAGGGATCTCTTCCGGTCTTCCGATCCAAGATAAAGATGGATTTGTGGACTTTGCACTGGTGATGCCGGCTTTCACAAAACTCGATATGCTGGCGTTCGACATTAATAATGTGATCAGCCCGCAAACAGATCGTATTTCAGCGATGGGACAAGATATTGATGTACCAGCGAACATCTCGCTTCCAAAACAAAGCGAAAAATATTCTTTGTTCACAATCACTTTGGATAAACCAAACTATCGTATTTACTACGGCCAACAAGGTGTGAACCGCGTTTTCGCGGCTCGCGGACGCTTCCCGTTCAAATCTACTGTGGATGCTCTTCGCGACGGCGCTGAGTTCTATGAACTGATCAACGATTTCAAAATCACTGGCGGAGCCGTTCGTGATATCGAAATCAAATCAGGTCAAACAAAACTCGACATGCCAACTCGTGAATTGAATTTCACAGAGACAAAAGCAATCACGGCGCCGCAATACCGCGCGGATGAAATGTTTATCGCTGTTGGTATCGCAAACCAATCTGGTTACATGATCCCTACAGACGTTAAAAAAATCGCGCAAGGAAAGTCGGCGAACCTCAATGCACTGACAGGTTCAGATCAAAAAGTTTTGGGTGTGCTTAAAAGAACAGCAGAAATGAAAAGCGGAAACGATCGCATGAGTGCGACTCTTTTGCCATTCACTGCTGGAGCGAAACCAGAAATGCTTCCTTTGATCGCTGATCCAACAATTGCGGCCGATGGAGAAATCTTGATGCCGAAATTCAATACGGTTGCGGGAGTAAATCCGATTGCAACTTACTCTGTTCTTTCAAAAGAAGAGGAAGTTCAGCAAGGTGGCGCCAAAGTTAAAATCCTTCAGCCACAATGGGAAGTTTATTCTCAAAACTGGCTTGAGCGCATGAAACTGCCCCAATGGCCTAACGATCAGGCTATTGCAGGTAAAAAACGTTGGGAAGTAAACTTTGTTGGCTCCCAAACTGCTTCCCAAGCGCCTGTCGGTCCTGCTATGATTGAAGCCGCAACACATGTCACACACAGTTCGGTCTCTTTCTAA